In Lactuca sativa cultivar Salinas chromosome 5, Lsat_Salinas_v11, whole genome shotgun sequence, the DNA window TTCTACCTCTTCATCGTTATCGTCTTCCATTTGTTCTTTGCTCATTGATCCAACTCTTTCAAACTTACTTTCTTTAAACCTACGTTCCACAGAAGGCAATCCCTGCAGCAAATTCTTCACCAGAAAATCACACCCTTTACTGTTTTTGAAGAAATAATGCTTCAACAGTTTCTCTGCTGTAGGGCGTTTTAAAGGATCTTGATTCAGACATAATCCCACCATGTCCTTGAAATATTTTGATAACTTCGTGTTCTTGAgcactttttcttcttctttctggTAATGTGAAAATCGTATACCTTTTGTTATCTTCATTGCTAAAGATTCTGAGAATGGAAGGTGCGATAGTGGAGGTCTTCCGTGTGCTAATTCCAGTGCAGTGATCCCAAATGACCATATATCAGCTTTGTAGCTATACCCATTGTGTGAATGAATAACTTCAGGTGCCATCCAGTAAGGCGTTCCTGTGATTTCTTTAAGCATAAGACAACGAGAACTTGATTCGTAAACAAACGCTGAAACACCGAAATCTGCTAACTTGATCGATCCATTTGAATCCATTAAAATATTCCCAGCTTTGATGTCTCTATGAAGATGGCCTTGATCGTGAAGATAACGTAGACCCATTAGAGTTTCTTTAAGGATTATCGAAATACAATTCTCTGAAATGCCGTTAGGGAAAGAAGAGGTTATGATGGATTGCAGAGAGCCTGCGGAcatgaaaggcatcaccacccaCAGACGACTGGCGACTGTGAAAGAGCAGTGGGCTTTGAGAACGTTTGGATGAGATAGAAGGGACATTGTTTTGGCTTCCCGGCGGATATTTTCGAAATCATCCGTGGTTGATCGGTCGAGGTCAATGGATTTGATAGCAACcacggtggaggtggtggtgcatAGGGCTTTATAGACTATGGCGCTACATCCTCTCCCTATCTCTTGGAGGATCTGGTAGCTATTAGGGTCGAGTGGGTAGTGGAAtcttttggtttctcgatcttgTTCATCGTTGTGCGCCATTTTTGATGCGTAACTATGAATTTGTGGGTTTAAAGATGGGACTTAATTTAGATACGAAAAAAGGAGGGGTTGAAGCAGTTTTCTTGTGAATGGTACATCGGTTGATAGAGAGTAAAGTGATGCATGTGATTTTTCAACTGTTTTTGAAAGCTTGAATACAGCCGGATATGGCCCAGCTGTTGGCTTGGTTTTAAAGATTTGAGTAAATTAGAAAAACGGTCCATTTCGTTAAtctttttaaatttaataaagTCTATTTTTAATTGTAACACTAGCCATGCCATTGATTTGATTTTGTTTCTTGTAAATGACtattatttagagtaaattacatgatttGTCCATCGTACACGTATCAAATTATACGTTTAAtccatattttcaaaaattaactcgaaaCGTTCTTTATATCATTAAAAGTTATCCGTTTTGTCCTTGCCCGATATAAAATGACATACtaccattttttatttatttttcatttatttttaatttctttataaTTCATCTATATTTTCTATTAGGGTGTAAATGAGCCAAACTACTTATGAACTACTCGAGATCGGcttgttaaaagctcgactcgaaaccgattttaaacgagTCCGAGCCGagaacgagcttaatattaagctcgtttattaaacgagcttaatattaagctcgtttattaaacgaacTCGAACTCGATcctatgtcactaagctcgattaggctggCGAGCCTAACAAGCTTTTATATAATAATACCTCCATCCCAAATTAACTGCCCacgtttgacttttgaagtctttattcttcaactttgaccttaaatatttttgttttcgattgctaatacttgatgcaaaatatatgaatgaattttattttaaatgtattttcattgttataagttttatcaagtaatatataacacaaataaaaatatttaaggtcaaaattgAAGAAATAAGACTCCAAAAATCAAAAgtggacaattaatttgggacggatggagtataatttattattagttttatatattaaaataaaaatatatttgggGAATTAGAAATTTATAGTATTAATAAACGAacttcttaacgagctcgagccgaacttaagcttatttaggcacgtcGAACAAAAAACGAGTTGAGCCCGAGCCCaagccgagcttgtataattatttatgagATCGAGCCAAGCTTAGTACAAGAAAGCTataatcgagccgagctcgagctcgagcctcgtataacttaaacgagcccgagccgagcctaaCCAGGCTCGGGCTTGGCTCAGCTCGTTTACACcgctattttttattaattataattcTAGAAAAATGAAATGGCTCTTAGATAGCAGGCACTTCTTTTGGAATGTGAGGATACCGCTCTAGCTCTTCCCTTTGTCTCTCTTCTTTCATCTGTATAGAACCCACCAGAAGTTCAAAAATTGTTCACTTCATCGGTGTCCAAAAGTAGGTGGAGCTCTAGGAGTTTGATGATGTTGTATGGTGGTGGTTTGTCTCGTCGGAGAACAAACGAGGAAGAGCTCTGGCGTCAGGGAGGCAGGTGGGCGGTGTCGGCTAGACTGCTTGGGTTGTTTTCAGGATTGGGTAAGAAAGAGGGAGACGACGACGACCAGTGGATCACCATCGTTTCATTCCACCTATGCACCACTATCCTTAACACCTCATTCtccttgatatgtgtatttttatatatatttttatgcactttatcttaatattttggccttatttattctattttagaactaaaaagtactcataatgctttgaattatgttttgcagctattcgttgtcaataaagcacaaaagaaaagaccgaagcggaaaccggacttaggagctaaaagaaattaaatatgctGAAGAagcggattacgccccgcgtaaagtgGCAGTACGCACCGCGTAGTGACCAGAAgcgacgtacgcccaacgtaattaaAGAGTACGCGCCGTGTACTTGGTTGCCTCGGATATGTTCAATCGCGTGATTATCCTTAGTACGCAccgcgtaatcctaagtacgcccagcgtacttaggtcggccacaaagattataaaagtcgattttcagctaaccaggaggggggattcgacttctaacctaatttagtcgacaattaacttctgttaagccgttttgagggtctagaaggcggccggaaggccgttaagctaacgggagcagagatcggaagggttggagagcggatacatgtcggtaatcatatgggttgctaacatgaccatgtttagcattccattgtggtacttttctgtatttagtttctgatttaggtgtaaaaaccttttactttgtgtttatgattgaatgaagctttgattattagactaattgctatattaaatagtttatttgtgtttaatttatcttgccaagcttgttaaaagatcctcatgtgttaatgatgattattttctgttaattgttaagtgaattaagttgtatgaacatctgcttgatttgcttgtttcttatgatttttgatgaccatcgagattataagactagaaataacgaatgtgaaactagaattaatttgagaataagtaagttaatgtgtgagccttgtttgatgaccatcaacaagaggttaattaaatgccGAAATTgtttaactatatttacaagtcttgcttgatacgaactgaacactaggaagcatgttagtttaatcaactgatcactgtttgaattgacttgtttgctaaaggattagttatagtgaacgcgaatctaatcattttaggaatcggtgaacatgaataaatgaatttgtgtatgcaattgtctatgttttaaatgtataatttgtctaaaccaaagtacctgaagagatttgctttcctattagtttatcgagagtagttaattaattgttagtttgatatttctttattattttcatgtgacctgtaacctataatcaaatatattaaattaatcaaccgttccctgtgatcgacacccgacttacctaaattatactgtaatctgactaggtacactgcctataagtgcatagatagtctaagtttgttaggttataaatattaaaattagtgggtacttttgtgcacatcaagtttttggcgccgttgccagggaacggtttgtcattaatttagtttatttgattattcgttatttgtttttagttagtttttatttttagtttgattttcgatgatatcatttcacttgtcgggaaggttcttgtttttattttgcaggaatttgggattatACACATTGCTTGAcgttactttttgcatgggtttcgggaatgaaagcgattagggaattcttgacctgcttagcctactactttgttgatttgtccaactcaatccatgaggcatagtatagcaaggcgtatggtggtggttaagtggaagaccgagctcttgctgttcttgactagttaggtcacttcttgttccgcttttagttaaaggtgcaaggaaaacaaaggaaatattctaacgggtcccgaaagtgggtgttttcgcaaaccaattcttgcatgcaaaggttttttatcaaccattgttgtttgatcttgacaaagataagtgattatgacatctccgtttttttttttattttttattatcactcatcgtgaagtcatcattagcttaagaaattaaaaaggaaaaaataaataagtttCAAGTCCCaagattaaataattaaaaagaaaaggaagttaaattaaagaaaaaggaaattttcaattaaacttacgccccacgtaagttatattacgcccagcgtaattcaacATCTGATCGCGGATGAACATTTCAGGGGgttgaggtacgccccgcgtaacacgGCGACCAGGTATATcttttgaccctttgacttcttctttattcttttcaaTCCTCTTCTACTCTCGCACACGAACTGTGACGGCAACTCTCTCCAAGATTTTCTATTCTTCTTCATTTCTTGTCAAATTCGACACTCAAGTAAGCTTTTTCGGTTACTCAATGTTTTAgatttgtgtttaatttgatGAAAAAACCTGCAAAATGCCTTTGCTcgcaaactagggtttatatattTCTCGGATTAGGGCCGATTTCGCACATGCATGTGTTGATTAGGGCTTGAATGGACCGATTTCGGTTAATAAACTAAACCCTAGGACCTAATTTGGTCTAAATTCCGTCCCACACCCATCGATTTGAGCTCGGGGTCGTACGCCAAGCATACCCCTGTTGACTTCGAGTTCTTGACTGACTTCGAGTTCTTGATTGCTACGCATGATTCCCTGTTGAGTATTGTCACTAGACACGAGATTATGGGGATTGATTTTTAAGGGTGGTCCCGATTTTTTTCCTACTACCTTTGGACCAcgcaatttttaaaaattaattgtgTTGTTGCCCCTGCTGTGTTTATTTGGATATGGATTATGACCTTAGCACAAGAAAAGGGACTGGAACACAGATTTGTGCActtggacgtacgcccagcgtacgctggatgtacgcccaacgtacagacCCTACCCAActccattttttttgtttaaaaagttgttaattctgtgaaatggtgtttggttttgtgttaatatgtgcagattatggcccgaaggacacaaagaaccaacccacccgaggatgtgaccgatcatcgttttttacaatttccgcaaacgctgaacgatgctACCCGGGCGCGTTATGTTACCAACTTGAGTTTGCTTCTCACAAAGGAGATTGATATTGCACCCTCATTTGATTGGGAAttggctaccaggactggacttgttgcattgatccaggaatttttgcaatacacacactcggacgcgagtggtgtggaattgtttgtgtgtcagggatgggcgcgtttgttcaggatccaggagcctgtatATCGGGAGTTTTTGCTAGAGTTCtatgctacagtttcctatgatcctaggaaggcacTCGATGACAGGACAACTTTTGCCTTCAGATTGGGGGGAGTGAGTcgggaatgcagcgtgatagagcttgCGACTCGGGTTGGTATTTACACAGTCGgtgagacgaggagtgtccacttcccagcattccttgctgattgtctcATGGACCGGCCGGAGGACTATAACGAGAACaccttttgggccgagattacgggaggagtttgtaacaactcaaattttcaaacaaatttttcattttaaaaatgtatttatttccattcaaaacaaggcataaatagtttaagtattctgtcaaatacaaataatcaaaatcccaagatcataaaagtagTCTtgagtgtgtatcgatcatgccggtgccttcccacggtcctcgctagtacctgaaatacatgtacaacaactgtaagcataaatgcttagtgagttccccaatatacaacttacgcacatacgcctttccaggcccgaccttccggtccatgtgtctcaggggacttccgtccctgctgggtaaaccttccggtcctacccacgccgaccttccggtccatcacacaacatatcgccttccggcccataacatattgccttccggcccataatataatcgccttccggcccatatcatacatagcacatataacaaataacttaccacatatagcatacatatcacatatcatatccgaccttccggtcacacagtcaaacccttccgggtacagtatagtgagaagactcacctcgtaaaagctgaaagctagcaaattctgaaatcactcgtgcacaatccgacgagctacaacctccctataacatcacatatctcattaatacttatatcttctaagtgtgaccatccctaagaagtcagacttaggtcaactctggtcaacggtcaacggtcaacttgaccggactcggcgagtaccatggcgactcggcgagtctagacgtcctccaactttctgagattcattatctactcgtcgagtatcctccacgacccgacgagttacccctggaagaatcgcggggccaccccgactccactcgccgagtctgaagaacaactcggcgagtcccagtaaatcttcaagctactcgccgagtctgaagaacaactcggcgagtccatgccatgcagacgagtaaatGCTTTCTAAATTACGTATgatcccgagatatacaatcatgggactttctggacttctaaacatcttattactggggtataaacgttcgggtaataacataataacccatctaatcactaaatgggtttcataaaccctaatttcgcatacacatcaaataacagaattggaatccgaaatattacctggaatatgccctctctgagtctccaaaccgcagaactcgaatcccttgctgttcctttagccaaaacccttctcctctttgcccaacaatctcttcaagccctaatatcctccaatcttgctctagatgcccacagccgtttagggttcctctcaatcgactaaagacggacaatgacggcatataagagcattatatacgatccaaaaccgaacggttagggtttctgctgaacagcgtcgactcgccgagtccatatctggactcgtcgagtccagtcgcgaacccgcgaccaagtctgcgatcctactcggcgagtctaggctccaactcgccgagtcccctcttaactcaccccaaaaacataattaaacaatacctgagatttcgggctgttacaactctcccccacttggattagacttcgccctcgaagtctcactctgcaaatagttccggatgctgctcccgcatctcgcgctccggttcccaagtcatttccgatcccttacggtgttgccattgaaccaacaccagaggtacctccttgttcctcagaactttgatcttccgatctctgatagtCACTGGTCTCTCcgtgtaattcaggctcgcatccacctgaatatcctccaatggaaccactgccgactcatcggctatgcacttcctcaactgcgacacatgaaaagtgtcgtggatctgacccaactccgctggcaactccaaccgataggctacccggcctatccttgcaatcacacgaaatggcccaatataccggggccccaatttgccccttttcctgaatcgaatcactcctttccaaggagagaccttcaggagaacgaagtcgccgacctgaaattcaagctcggatcggcgcctgtctgcataactcttctgccggctctgggcggtcaataacctctgtctaacttgctgaatctgctctgtcgtctgaagcacgatttCCGTGCTGCCCattactctctgtcccacctctccccagcaaatgggggtccgacacctcctaccatacaacagctcaaaaggtggcataccaatgctcgaatgatggctgttgttgtaggaaaactctgctaagggtaaatatgcatcccagctacccccgaagtctaacacacacgctcgaagcatgtcttccagcgtctgaatcgtccgctcgctctgaccgtctgtctggggatggtatgcggtactaaaatgcaatttagtacccaactcctcgtggaatttcttccagaatctggaagtgaagcgcacatcacggtctgacacaatcgagatcggcaccccatgccgagataccacttctctcacatatatctctgccaacttctccgctgaagaactctcactgatggcaaggaagtgggcactcttcgtcaacctatccacaatcacccaaattgcatcaactcccctggcagtcctcggcaatttggtgataaaatccatagtgatctgttcccacttccactcggggatctccaatggctgtaacttgccatgcggtctctggtgctcggccttaaccctacggcaggtcaagcacctctcaacgaaccatgccacgtccctcttgatacagggccaccaatactccttcctcaaatccaaatacatcttcgtagcaccgggatggatcgagaatttcgacctatGAGCCTCtttcatcaaagtaatacgcgtaccgcccacgaacggtacccagatccgaccctgaaacgtcataagccctcgactatccttaacaaactctgaaattaaccccacaacccgctctttcttc includes these proteins:
- the LOC111897223 gene encoding serine/threonine-protein kinase BLUS1 — protein: MAHNDEQDRETKRFHYPLDPNSYQILQEIGRGCSAIVYKALCTTTSTVVAIKSIDLDRSTTDDFENIRREAKTMSLLSHPNVLKAHCSFTVASRLWVVMPFMSAGSLQSIITSSFPNGISENCISIILKETLMGLRYLHDQGHLHRDIKAGNILMDSNGSIKLADFGVSAFVYESSSRCLMLKEITGTPYWMAPEVIHSHNGYSYKADIWSFGITALELAHGRPPLSHLPFSESLAMKITKGIRFSHYQKEEEKVLKNTKLSKYFKDMVGLCLNQDPLKRPTAEKLLKHYFFKNSKGCDFLVKNLLQGLPSVERRFKESKFERVGSMSKEQMEDDNDEEVEDFLLGNNVKKIRRISGWNFNVEACELDPVFPVGDTSYRSKSLDEGQHMNANPQKDVFAKQITFGGESVISETRGELDGNKESLPNVVTNDGGGGEEEVDIVGGSSGVDREVVVGSLMSLKRSLDDQKEKVVYMLSMVGAEETICSGGEHDSSEDSLMQMIEKLRLELDNEKRKRSSLEMELEFLKLHITSNSDV